A stretch of Lysobacter sp. K5869 DNA encodes these proteins:
- a CDS encoding phosphotransferase family protein: MSAAGARDDARPVRAGEELDAAAVDAWLKPRLPHLQGLPEITQYAGGASNWTYRLHYANDDLILRRPPAGKKAKSAHDMGREFRIQQALRPVFAFVPRMYAHCADEAVIGAEFYVMQRLDGLILRKNPPPDFELSRERVATLAHNVLDTLIALHRVDYRAAGLDGLAPGAGYAQRQIEGWSKRYSDARTWNVPRGDKIMAWLRENLPREETIRLTHNDFRFDNVVLDRADPTRVIGVLDWELATLGDPLMDVGNLLAYWVQADDDFIARDTRRQPTHLPGMPTRREAMDYYSERTGWRPRSWAFYEVYGLFRLSAIAQQIYYRYHHGQTRNPAFKRFWLSVNYLHWRCRRAIAREGRGA, from the coding sequence ATGAGCGCGGCGGGCGCGCGCGACGACGCGCGGCCGGTGCGCGCGGGCGAGGAACTCGACGCGGCCGCGGTCGACGCGTGGCTCAAGCCGCGTCTGCCGCATCTGCAAGGGCTGCCGGAAATCACCCAATACGCTGGAGGCGCGTCGAACTGGACGTATCGCCTGCATTACGCCAACGACGATCTGATCCTGCGCCGCCCGCCGGCCGGCAAGAAGGCCAAGTCGGCGCACGACATGGGCCGCGAGTTCCGCATCCAGCAAGCGCTGCGGCCGGTGTTCGCGTTCGTGCCGCGGATGTACGCGCACTGCGCCGACGAGGCGGTGATCGGCGCGGAGTTCTACGTGATGCAGCGGCTGGATGGGCTGATCCTGCGCAAGAACCCGCCGCCCGATTTCGAGTTGTCGCGCGAGCGCGTCGCCACGCTCGCCCACAACGTGCTCGACACCTTGATCGCGCTGCACCGGGTGGATTACCGCGCCGCCGGTCTGGACGGGCTCGCGCCGGGCGCCGGCTACGCGCAGCGGCAGATCGAGGGCTGGAGCAAGCGCTACAGCGACGCGCGCACCTGGAACGTTCCGCGCGGCGACAAGATCATGGCCTGGCTGCGCGAGAACCTGCCGCGCGAAGAAACCATCCGCCTGACCCACAACGATTTCCGCTTCGACAACGTGGTGCTCGACCGCGCCGATCCGACCCGGGTGATCGGCGTGCTCGACTGGGAACTGGCCACGCTCGGCGATCCGCTGATGGACGTGGGCAATTTGCTGGCCTACTGGGTCCAGGCCGACGACGACTTCATCGCCCGCGACACCCGCCGCCAGCCCACCCATTTGCCCGGCATGCCGACCCGGCGCGAGGCGATGGACTACTACAGCGAGCGCACCGGCTGGCGGCCGCGCAGCTGGGCGTTTTACGAGGTGTACGGGCTGTTCCGGCTCTCGGCCATCGCCCAGCAAATCTATTACCGCTATCACCACGGCCAGACCCGCAACCCGGCGTTCAAGCGCTTCTGGCTATCGGTGAACTACCTGCATTGGCGCTGCCGCCGCGCGATCGCGCGCGAGGGGCGCGGCGCATGA
- a CDS encoding SDR family oxidoreductase, with product MSARPRVFVTGGASGLGRALAEGYARDGARVLIGDVNAARGEETLAALRALNAEAYYLHCDVTREEDLQAAAEWMQANWAGADLVINNAGVADMGPVESMPLADWQWMVEINLLGVVRGCKAFIPMFKRQRGGALLNIASMAGLVHPPFAGAYNATKAAVVALSETLKAELEPDGVQVSVACPAFFRTNLGESLRTRDPRFARWMKKLVAEAKVDADWVAARIREGVARGEFRILTHPDAKRFWLLKRFLPYRAFEAAMRRAGGRGRTRSQPASGPA from the coding sequence ATGAGCGCGCGGCCACGGGTCTTCGTCACCGGCGGCGCTTCGGGCCTGGGCCGCGCGCTGGCCGAAGGCTATGCGCGCGACGGCGCGCGGGTGCTGATCGGCGACGTCAACGCCGCGCGCGGCGAGGAAACCCTGGCGGCGTTGCGCGCGCTGAACGCCGAAGCCTATTACCTGCATTGCGACGTGACCCGCGAGGAAGACCTGCAAGCCGCGGCCGAATGGATGCAGGCGAACTGGGCCGGCGCCGATCTGGTGATCAACAACGCCGGCGTCGCCGACATGGGGCCGGTCGAATCGATGCCGCTGGCCGACTGGCAGTGGATGGTCGAGATCAACCTGCTCGGCGTGGTGCGCGGCTGCAAGGCCTTCATCCCGATGTTCAAGCGCCAGCGCGGCGGCGCTTTGCTCAACATCGCCTCGATGGCCGGGCTGGTGCATCCGCCGTTCGCCGGCGCCTACAACGCGACCAAGGCCGCGGTGGTGGCGCTGTCGGAAACGCTCAAGGCCGAGCTGGAACCCGACGGCGTGCAGGTCAGCGTCGCCTGTCCGGCGTTCTTCCGCACCAATCTCGGCGAAAGCCTGCGCACCCGCGATCCGCGTTTCGCGCGCTGGATGAAGAAGCTGGTGGCCGAGGCCAAGGTCGACGCCGATTGGGTCGCCGCGCGCATCCGCGAGGGCGTGGCGCGCGGCGAGTTCCGCATCCTCACCCATCCCGACGCCAAGCGGTTCTGGCTGCTCAAGCGCTTCCTGCCGTACCGCGCGTTCGAAGCGGCGATGCGCCGCGCGGGCGGGCGCGGGCGCACGCGCTCGCAGCCGGCGAGCGGGCCCGCATGA
- a CDS encoding acyl-CoA dehydrogenase family protein: MDFAPSARSQDYLRRLQAFIDEHVAPFDAHYRRENAELNAGADWRRWRVHPRIAELKALAREAGLWNLFLPDAELGAGLSVLDYAPLAEAMGRYEFCAELFNCNAPDTGNMEVLYHYGSEQQKARWLKPLLDGEIRSVFCMTEPDVASSDATNMRAQIRIEGDEIVVEGRKWWSTGIGHPDARVAIFMGLTDPNAAPHARHGMALVPLDAPGVRIERMLPTFGEYDPPYGHGEVSFDHVRLPLDHLIQGPGQGFAIAQGRLGPGRIHHCMRAIGAAERALELMIRRGAGREAFGQPILRLGGNLERVAQARMAIDQARLLTLYAAWKIERFGVKQAMSEISAIKVVAPNMLQEIVDQAIQIHGGAGVSHDAPLTGLFVLARALRIADGPDEVHRAMVARVELAKYGFGRKQEAA, translated from the coding sequence ATGGACTTCGCCCCCAGCGCGCGCAGCCAGGACTATCTGCGCCGCCTGCAAGCCTTCATCGACGAACACGTCGCCCCGTTCGACGCGCACTACCGGCGCGAGAACGCCGAACTCAACGCCGGCGCCGACTGGCGCCGCTGGCGCGTGCATCCGCGCATCGCCGAACTCAAGGCGTTGGCGCGCGAGGCCGGGCTGTGGAATCTGTTCCTGCCCGACGCCGAACTCGGCGCCGGCCTGTCGGTGCTCGACTACGCGCCGCTGGCCGAAGCGATGGGCCGCTACGAGTTCTGCGCCGAACTCTTCAACTGCAACGCGCCCGACACCGGCAACATGGAAGTGCTCTACCACTACGGCAGCGAACAGCAGAAAGCGCGCTGGCTGAAGCCGCTGCTGGACGGCGAGATCCGCTCGGTGTTCTGCATGACCGAGCCGGACGTGGCCTCGTCGGACGCGACCAACATGCGCGCGCAGATCCGCATCGAGGGCGACGAAATCGTCGTGGAAGGCCGCAAATGGTGGTCCACCGGCATCGGCCATCCCGACGCGCGGGTGGCGATCTTCATGGGCCTGACCGATCCCAATGCGGCGCCGCACGCGCGCCACGGCATGGCGCTGGTGCCGCTCGACGCGCCGGGCGTGCGGATCGAACGCATGCTGCCGACCTTCGGCGAATACGACCCGCCGTACGGCCACGGCGAGGTCAGTTTCGACCACGTGCGCCTGCCGCTGGACCACTTGATCCAAGGCCCGGGGCAGGGCTTCGCCATCGCCCAGGGCCGGCTCGGCCCGGGCCGCATCCACCACTGCATGCGCGCGATCGGCGCGGCCGAGCGGGCGCTGGAACTGATGATCCGCCGCGGCGCCGGGCGCGAGGCCTTCGGCCAACCGATCCTGCGCCTGGGCGGCAATCTGGAACGGGTGGCGCAGGCGCGCATGGCGATCGATCAGGCGCGCCTGCTGACCTTGTACGCTGCCTGGAAAATCGAGCGCTTCGGGGTGAAACAGGCGATGAGCGAAATCTCCGCGATCAAGGTGGTCGCGCCGAACATGCTGCAGGAGATCGTCGATCAGGCGATCCAGATCCACGGCGGCGCCGGCGTGTCCCACGACGCGCCGTTGACCGGCCTGTTCGTGCTGGCGCGCGCGCTGCGCATCGCCGACGGCCCCGACGAAGTGCATCGGGCGATGGTGGCGCGGGTGGAACTGGCGAAGTACGGCTTCGGCCGCAAGCAGGAGGCGGCATGA
- a CDS encoding LysR family transcriptional regulator has product MNQIHARSEQLDLNLLKVFEAVSRERNLSLAAQALYLTPSAVSHALARLRRQFDDPLFVRDGRRMSPTAACQRLAPPLLETLARLRELLQHRDRFEPASSRQSFRIGMPEATETVLLPALMRALRAQAPGATLASVALPRRDLGRELAAGQVDLAVDVALPVRDPVRHRPLFQDGFCVVLRADHPLARRLSLKQYLQARHVAVSARATGQVIEDLALLNLGLQRDIALRCRSYHAACAVAAHSDALLTLPESLAARIAPDGGLARVKLPFALPAAQLHLYWHANSEADPANAWLRGLVSAACADALGE; this is encoded by the coding sequence ATGAACCAGATTCATGCCCGTAGCGAGCAGCTCGACCTCAACCTGCTCAAGGTGTTCGAGGCGGTCTCCCGCGAGCGCAATCTCAGCCTCGCCGCGCAGGCGCTGTATCTGACGCCGTCGGCGGTCAGCCATGCGCTGGCGCGGCTGCGGCGCCAGTTCGACGACCCGCTGTTCGTGCGCGACGGCCGCCGCATGAGCCCGACCGCGGCCTGCCAGCGCCTCGCGCCGCCGCTGCTGGAAACGCTGGCGCGGCTGCGCGAACTGCTGCAGCACCGCGACCGTTTCGAGCCGGCGTCGAGCCGGCAGTCGTTCCGTATCGGCATGCCCGAGGCGACCGAGACCGTGCTGCTGCCCGCGCTGATGCGGGCGCTGCGCGCGCAGGCGCCGGGCGCGACCTTGGCCAGCGTGGCGCTGCCGCGCCGCGACCTCGGCCGCGAACTGGCCGCCGGGCAAGTCGATCTGGCGGTGGACGTGGCTCTGCCTGTGCGCGATCCGGTGCGGCATCGGCCGCTGTTCCAGGACGGGTTCTGCGTGGTCCTGCGCGCCGATCATCCGCTGGCGCGGCGCTTGAGCCTGAAGCAGTACCTGCAAGCGCGCCACGTCGCGGTGTCGGCGCGCGCGACCGGACAGGTGATCGAGGATCTGGCCCTGCTCAACCTCGGCCTGCAGCGCGACATCGCGCTGCGCTGCCGCAGCTATCACGCCGCCTGCGCGGTGGCCGCGCACTCCGACGCGCTGCTGACCTTGCCCGAAAGCCTCGCCGCGCGGATCGCGCCGGACGGCGGGCTGGCGCGGGTCAAGCTGCCGTTCGCGCTGCCGGCGGCGCAGTTGCATTTGTATTGGCACGCGAACAGCGAGGCGGACCCAGCGAATGCGTGGTTGCGCGGGTTGGTGAGCGCGGCGTGCGCGGATGCGTTGGGAGAGTGA
- a CDS encoding TorF family putative porin gives MSDRRLHPRPRACRLLLAAVLAVTAPWAAAQDAGDRASESERDWNVRGGVTLMSDYIWRGVSQTQEDPALQAEINLEHRSGFYAGLWGSSIDFTAPGEENDGVHYELDGYVGWAGELRPGLDLDVVLTRAAYPGAKRGFDYDYTELEGTLSFAEHYHVGLAYSPDIFGLGGKGYYWNVGGEWPLGESGFGLKVQVGYYDLQDPLGDSYNDYLLAVTRDFGPFHAELQYTTTSSYGPNISEGLDDKKLADDKVAVSVGWKF, from the coding sequence ATGTCCGACCGCCGCCTCCACCCGCGCCCGCGCGCCTGCCGACTGCTGCTGGCCGCCGTTTTGGCCGTCACCGCGCCTTGGGCCGCCGCGCAGGACGCTGGCGACCGGGCCAGCGAGAGCGAGCGCGACTGGAACGTGCGCGGCGGCGTCACCTTGATGAGCGACTACATCTGGCGCGGCGTCTCCCAGACGCAGGAAGACCCGGCGCTGCAGGCCGAAATCAACCTGGAGCACCGCAGCGGCTTCTACGCCGGCCTGTGGGGTTCGAGCATCGACTTCACCGCGCCCGGCGAGGAAAACGACGGCGTCCACTACGAACTCGACGGCTATGTCGGCTGGGCCGGCGAACTGCGCCCGGGCCTGGACCTCGACGTGGTCCTGACCCGCGCCGCCTATCCTGGCGCCAAGCGCGGCTTCGACTACGACTACACCGAACTGGAAGGCACGCTGAGCTTCGCCGAGCACTACCACGTCGGTCTGGCCTATTCGCCGGACATCTTCGGCCTCGGCGGCAAGGGCTATTACTGGAACGTCGGCGGCGAATGGCCGCTGGGCGAGAGCGGCTTCGGGCTCAAGGTGCAGGTCGGCTACTACGACCTGCAAGACCCGCTCGGCGACAGCTACAACGACTACCTGCTGGCGGTGACCCGCGATTTCGGCCCGTTCCACGCCGAGCTGCAATACACCACCACCTCCAGCTACGGCCCGAATATTTCCGAAGGCCTGGACGACAAGAAGCTGGCCGACGACAAGGTCGCGGTGTCGGTGGGGTGGAAGTTCTGA
- a CDS encoding polyamine ABC transporter substrate-binding protein: MTLRLAPLACAVLMLAACGGKPAADANAPAAKPGAEEKVLNVYNWSDYVADDTVKNFEAASGVKVNYDVYDANETLESKLSAGASGYDAVFPSARPFAQRQVKAGLYAKLDKSKLPNWSHLDPQLLQNLASIDPGNEHLVPYMWGTTGLGLNLDKIKEALGDNAPLDSWSLLFDPANAAKLGKCGITVLDDDQEAFGAALIWLGRDPNAGAADEIDAVKKVYAAIRPFVRTFNNAEYKDAFANGDACIVMGYSGDIAQASTAAFDAAKKAGKPAPNLRFVIPKEGAIRWVDVIAIPKDSKHIGNAHAFIDYLLDPKVAAAISNHVAYASANKDAAPLVDPAIAQDQGVYPPEAVRAKLVDPKSLPEDVQRQRVRAWTSIKSGH; encoded by the coding sequence GTGACCCTGCGCCTCGCCCCGCTCGCCTGCGCCGTCCTCATGCTCGCCGCTTGCGGCGGCAAGCCCGCCGCCGACGCCAACGCCCCCGCCGCCAAGCCCGGCGCCGAGGAGAAGGTGCTCAACGTCTACAACTGGTCGGATTACGTCGCCGACGACACGGTCAAGAACTTCGAAGCCGCCAGCGGCGTCAAGGTCAACTACGACGTCTACGACGCCAACGAAACCCTGGAAAGCAAGCTCAGCGCCGGCGCCTCGGGCTACGACGCGGTGTTCCCCTCGGCGCGTCCGTTCGCCCAGCGCCAGGTCAAGGCCGGCCTGTACGCCAAGCTCGACAAGAGCAAGCTGCCGAACTGGAGCCACCTGGATCCGCAGTTGCTGCAGAACCTCGCCTCGATCGATCCGGGCAACGAGCATCTGGTGCCGTACATGTGGGGCACCACCGGCCTGGGCCTGAACCTGGACAAGATCAAGGAAGCGCTCGGCGACAACGCGCCGCTGGATTCGTGGTCGCTGCTGTTCGATCCGGCCAACGCGGCCAAGCTCGGCAAGTGCGGCATCACCGTGCTCGACGACGATCAGGAAGCCTTCGGCGCGGCGCTGATCTGGCTCGGCCGCGATCCCAACGCCGGCGCCGCCGACGAGATCGACGCGGTCAAGAAGGTCTACGCCGCGATCCGCCCGTTCGTTCGCACCTTCAACAACGCCGAATACAAGGACGCTTTCGCCAACGGCGACGCCTGCATCGTGATGGGCTATTCCGGCGACATCGCCCAGGCCAGCACCGCCGCGTTCGACGCGGCCAAGAAGGCCGGCAAGCCGGCGCCGAACCTGCGCTTCGTGATTCCGAAGGAAGGCGCGATCCGCTGGGTCGACGTGATCGCGATCCCCAAGGACAGCAAGCACATCGGCAACGCCCACGCCTTCATCGATTACCTGCTCGATCCCAAGGTCGCCGCAGCGATCAGCAACCACGTCGCCTACGCCAGCGCCAACAAGGACGCCGCGCCTCTGGTCGATCCGGCCATCGCCCAGGACCAGGGCGTGTACCCGCCCGAGGCCGTGCGCGCCAAGCTGGTCGATCCCAAGTCGCTGCCCGAGGACGTGCAGCGCCAGCGCGTGCGCGCCTGGACCAGCATCAAGAGCGGGCACTGA
- a CDS encoding ABC transporter ATP-binding protein encodes MSVPARSPALEPWRDPAAQPFVRIEGVTKTFGKVYACDDISLDVYRGEFFALLGGSGSGKSTLLRVLAGFESPDRGRVLIDGIDVTDLPPYQRPVNMMFQSYALFPHMSVAQNIAFGLKHSSGGAKPGAGEIRDRVQQMLELVRMPQLGNRKPDQLSGGQRQRVALARALAKQPKLLLLDEPLGALDKKLREHTQFELVSIQERVGTTFIMVTHDQEEAMTMSSRIAVMDAGRIVQVSTPAVLYEYPSTRFVAEFIGGINLLEGRVLGQDGDGDLRIQCDGVGGELLARHPDPLPEGTSVGIAVRPEKIDVHETKPEGFDNAVAGKVRDIAYLGDVSIYHVQTEAGAVLRVQETHVARSSEPHYDWDDTLWLSWDAASAVVLTS; translated from the coding sequence GTGAGCGTTCCCGCCCGCAGCCCCGCGCTGGAACCCTGGCGCGATCCCGCCGCGCAGCCGTTCGTGCGCATCGAAGGCGTGACCAAGACCTTCGGCAAGGTCTACGCCTGCGACGACATCTCGCTCGACGTGTACCGCGGCGAATTCTTCGCCCTGCTCGGCGGCTCGGGCTCGGGCAAGAGCACCCTGCTGCGGGTGCTGGCCGGGTTCGAATCGCCCGATCGCGGCCGCGTGCTGATCGACGGCATCGACGTCACCGACCTGCCGCCGTACCAGCGGCCGGTCAATATGATGTTCCAAAGCTACGCGCTGTTTCCGCACATGAGCGTGGCCCAGAACATCGCCTTCGGCCTCAAGCATTCCAGCGGCGGCGCCAAGCCCGGCGCCGGCGAGATCCGAGACCGCGTGCAGCAGATGCTGGAACTGGTGCGCATGCCGCAGCTCGGCAACCGCAAGCCCGACCAGCTCTCCGGCGGCCAGCGCCAGCGCGTGGCGCTGGCGCGCGCGCTGGCCAAGCAGCCCAAGCTGCTGCTGCTCGACGAGCCGCTGGGCGCGCTGGACAAAAAGCTGCGCGAGCACACCCAGTTCGAGTTGGTCAGCATCCAGGAACGCGTCGGCACCACCTTCATCATGGTCACCCACGACCAGGAAGAAGCGATGACCATGTCCTCGCGCATCGCGGTCATGGACGCCGGCCGCATCGTCCAGGTCTCGACCCCGGCGGTGTTGTACGAGTATCCGTCCACGCGCTTCGTCGCCGAATTCATCGGCGGCATCAACCTGCTGGAAGGCCGCGTGCTCGGCCAGGACGGCGACGGCGACCTGCGCATCCAATGCGACGGCGTCGGCGGCGAACTGCTGGCGCGCCATCCCGATCCGTTGCCGGAAGGCACCTCGGTCGGGATCGCGGTGCGGCCGGAGAAGATCGACGTGCACGAGACCAAGCCGGAAGGCTTCGACAACGCCGTGGCCGGCAAGGTGCGCGACATCGCGTATCTGGGCGACGTGTCGATCTACCACGTGCAGACCGAGGCCGGCGCGGTGCTGCGCGTGCAGGAGACGCACGTGGCGCGCAGCTCGGAGCCGCATTACGACTGGGACGATACTTTGTGGCTGTCGTGGGATGCGGCTAGCGCGGTGGTGTTGACGTCGTGA
- a CDS encoding ABC transporter permease subunit, giving the protein MLWLALFFCVPFLIVLKISFAQSVFGQVPPYTPLLETAENGGTTLRLHAANYAALLADPLYVAAYLKSLLFASVSTLCCLLLGYPIAYGIARAPRLWRLLLLVLVILPFWTSSLLRTYALIGLLRANGWLSQTLVGLGLLEPGQAVLHTNLAVYIGITYNYLPFMILPLAATLIRLDFTLLEAAADLGAKPWQAFRRVTLPLSFPGILAGSLLVFIPAVGEFVIPDVLGGPDALTIGRVLWTEFFTNRDWPLSAAIAVAMLLLIVLPTLLFEYIENRRVAREAQS; this is encoded by the coding sequence ATGCTGTGGCTGGCGCTGTTCTTCTGCGTGCCGTTCCTGATCGTGCTCAAGATCAGCTTCGCCCAGTCGGTGTTCGGGCAAGTACCGCCGTACACGCCGCTGCTGGAGACCGCCGAGAACGGCGGCACCACCCTGCGCCTGCACGCGGCCAACTACGCCGCGCTGCTGGCCGATCCGCTGTACGTGGCCGCGTACCTGAAGTCGCTGCTGTTCGCCAGCGTGTCCACGCTGTGCTGTTTGCTGCTCGGCTATCCCATCGCCTACGGCATCGCCCGCGCGCCGCGGCTGTGGCGCCTGCTGCTGTTGGTGCTGGTGATCCTGCCGTTCTGGACCAGCTCGTTGCTGCGCACCTACGCATTGATCGGCCTGTTGCGCGCCAACGGCTGGCTCAGCCAGACCCTGGTCGGCCTGGGCCTGCTCGAACCCGGGCAGGCGGTGCTGCACACCAACCTCGCCGTCTACATCGGCATCACCTACAACTACCTGCCCTTCATGATCCTGCCGCTGGCGGCGACGCTGATCCGCCTGGACTTCACCCTGCTGGAAGCCGCCGCCGACCTCGGCGCGAAGCCGTGGCAGGCGTTCCGGCGGGTGACCTTGCCGCTGTCGTTCCCGGGCATCCTCGCCGGCAGCTTGTTGGTCTTCATCCCCGCGGTCGGCGAGTTCGTGATTCCCGACGTGCTCGGCGGCCCCGACGCGCTGACCATCGGCCGGGTGCTGTGGACCGAGTTCTTCACCAACCGCGACTGGCCGCTGTCGGCGGCGATCGCGGTGGCGATGCTGTTGCTGATCGTGCTGCCGACCTTGCTGTTCGAGTACATCGAAAACCGCCGCGTCGCGCGCGAGGCCCAGTCGTGA
- a CDS encoding ABC transporter permease subunit: MKRRPFALYTMMALGYAFLYLPIVSVIVYSFSGSDRATTWGGFSLKWYAALAQNEQILEAAQRSLIIAAISATAAVALGTASGLALSRFGKFPGRGILSLMNSAPMVMPDVMLGLSSLLLFVGLQQLFGWPERGMITITLAHITLTACYVTVVVRSRMTSMDASLEEAAMDLGAKPWRVFFVITLPLIAPALLAGWLLAFTLSLDDLVIASFTSGPGSTTLPMLVYSKVKLGVTPEINALTTIIVVLVAIGVSLAGVLMHRRERKLARSAN, translated from the coding sequence GTGAAGCGGCGGCCGTTCGCGCTGTACACGATGATGGCGCTGGGCTATGCGTTCTTGTACCTGCCCATCGTCTCGGTGATCGTCTATTCCTTCAGCGGCTCCGACCGCGCCACCACCTGGGGCGGGTTCTCGCTGAAGTGGTACGCGGCGCTGGCGCAGAACGAACAGATCCTCGAAGCCGCGCAACGCAGCCTCATCATCGCCGCGATCTCGGCCACCGCCGCGGTCGCGCTGGGCACCGCCAGCGGGCTGGCGCTGTCGCGCTTCGGCAAGTTCCCGGGCCGCGGCATCCTGAGCCTGATGAACTCGGCGCCGATGGTGATGCCCGACGTCATGCTCGGCCTGTCGTCGCTGCTGCTGTTCGTCGGGCTGCAACAGCTGTTCGGTTGGCCCGAACGCGGCATGATCACGATCACCCTCGCCCACATCACCCTGACCGCGTGCTACGTCACCGTGGTGGTGCGCTCGCGCATGACCTCGATGGACGCGAGCCTGGAAGAAGCGGCGATGGACCTGGGCGCGAAACCGTGGCGGGTGTTCTTCGTCATCACCCTGCCGCTGATCGCGCCGGCGCTGCTGGCCGGCTGGCTGCTCGCCTTCACCTTGTCGCTGGACGATCTGGTCATCGCCAGCTTCACCTCCGGCCCGGGCTCGACCACGCTGCCGATGCTGGTGTATTCCAAGGTCAAGCTCGGCGTCACCCCCGAGATCAATGCGCTGACCACGATCATCGTGGTGCTGGTGGCGATCGGCGTCAGCCTCGCCGGCGTGCTGATGCACCGGCGCGAGCGCAAGCTCGCGCGCAGCGCGAACTGA
- a CDS encoding substrate-binding domain-containing protein, translated as MHRNKLHAGLLAATAVLVFAGSANAADLYGGGATFPAPAYVGDLYNSTSPVAKLSRETATPTTSTFPAVTFSVAAFGNSTGGKTPVFKDFLTRYGTDGVSYCQTGSGTGKKVLNNDGVFANGACSPAGIAGFSAATGQSAPDFIGTDAPISTADYSTFITNMSSTRSAIVQIPALAGAIALPFKDTVGGLTSVALNTEQVCRIFAGDIKDWTDSRLGLSLTGSHPITIVYRSEGSGTSFAFTSYLAAQCNGKFGLAADFFKPNQSYATAAALALPNYSASSAQAGNNGVVSKVKSTTDAFGYADIAEVLSQGVMYAAVNGYDPAKFGTTVVNGNTVPAPVSIAPTSLLSAKVLDGATVADVSSTIPAPQRNCLRLVAPNAVISSAYPIAAVTYVGAYYSGNGAKATALKNLFKQFYAPVPSGTDLRVALPTGYAYIDGNSLFRSSAVGSINSCIN; from the coding sequence GTGCATCGCAACAAGCTTCATGCCGGCCTGCTGGCCGCCACTGCTGTCCTGGTCTTCGCCGGTTCGGCCAACGCGGCCGATCTGTACGGCGGCGGCGCCACCTTCCCGGCTCCGGCCTACGTCGGCGACCTGTACAACAGCACCTCGCCGGTCGCTAAGCTGTCGCGCGAAACCGCCACCCCGACCACCAGCACCTTCCCGGCGGTCACCTTCAGCGTCGCCGCGTTCGGCAACTCCACCGGCGGCAAGACCCCGGTGTTCAAGGACTTCCTGACCCGTTACGGGACCGACGGCGTGTCCTACTGCCAGACCGGCAGCGGCACCGGCAAGAAGGTGCTGAACAACGACGGCGTGTTCGCCAACGGCGCTTGCTCGCCGGCCGGCATCGCCGGCTTCAGCGCCGCCACCGGCCAGTCGGCTCCGGACTTCATCGGCACCGACGCGCCGATCAGCACCGCCGACTACAGCACCTTCATCACCAATATGTCCTCGACCCGCAGCGCGATCGTGCAGATCCCGGCCCTGGCCGGCGCCATCGCCCTGCCGTTCAAGGACACCGTCGGCGGCCTGACCTCGGTCGCGCTGAACACCGAGCAGGTGTGCCGCATCTTCGCCGGCGACATCAAGGATTGGACCGACTCGCGTCTGGGCCTGTCGCTGACCGGCTCGCACCCGATCACCATCGTCTACCGTTCGGAAGGCAGCGGCACCTCGTTCGCCTTCACCAGCTACCTCGCCGCGCAGTGCAACGGCAAGTTCGGCCTGGCCGCCGACTTCTTCAAGCCGAACCAGAGCTACGCCACCGCCGCCGCGCTGGCCCTGCCGAACTACTCGGCGTCCTCGGCCCAGGCCGGCAACAACGGCGTGGTGTCGAAGGTCAAGAGCACCACCGACGCGTTCGGCTACGCCGACATCGCCGAAGTGCTGAGCCAGGGCGTGATGTACGCCGCGGTCAACGGCTACGACCCGGCCAAGTTCGGCACCACCGTCGTCAACGGCAACACGGTTCCGGCTCCGGTCAGCATCGCCCCGACCAGCCTGCTGTCGGCCAAGGTTCTCGACGGCGCCACCGTCGCCGACGTTTCCTCGACCATCCCGGCTCCGCAGCGCAACTGCCTGCGTCTGGTCGCGCCGAACGCCGTGATCTCGTCGGCCTATCCGATCGCCGCGGTGACCTACGTCGGCGCCTACTACTCGGGCAACGGCGCCAAGGCCACGGCGCTCAAGAACCTGTTCAAGCAGTTCTATGCTCCGGTTCCCTCGGGCACCGATCTGCGCGTCGCGCTGCCGACCGGCTACGCCTACATCGACGGCAACTCGCTGTTCCGCAGCTCGGCGGTCGGTTCGATCAACAGCTGCATCAACTGA